A window from Aminivibrio sp. encodes these proteins:
- a CDS encoding ATP-dependent Clp protease ATP-binding subunit, translated as MWQFFTERGKKVVQLAHREALRLGHDVIGTEHILLGILAEGEGVAVQAMESLGINLHEMKRRLEDSVGKSHPILKPVDLPLSPRAKRVLDLSIREARNMGVNYVGTEHILLGILAEGEGMAAQTLQSVGVDHAQLVREIQRFLGGTDSEGDRGAEPSVETGRKKGRTKTPTLDQLALDLSEKSRNGELDPVIGRTKEIRRIIQILSRRTKNNPVLIGDPGVGKTAIVEGLAQKIAEGDIPEILRDKKVMQLNMGNLVAGTKYRGEFEERMRKLVKELSEARDVILFIDEIHTIVGAGGAEGAVDAANILKPSLSRGEFQVIGATTLDEYRKHIEKDAALERRFQPVHVHEPSVDDSILILEGLRDRYESHHRAKIRDDALEAAARLSARYITDRHLPDKGIDLIDEAAARARINAMETPDSLKEMEKKLEEIRREKEGAVDSQEFEKAARLRDDERRLSEDLEEERRKWRSRRNSYQPIVTGEDIADVVAEWTGIPVFQLTGEESERLLRMEEEIEKRLVGQNDAVVSVARAIRRARSGLKDPRRPIGSFLLLGPTGVGKTELARRLAEFLFGSEDTMIRLDMSEFMEKHEVSKLIGAPPGYVGYEEGGKLTEAVRRRPYSVVLFDEIEKAHPDIFNILLQILEDGRLTDGQGRTVDFRNTVILMTSNVGAREAAKGSTLGFSGGDEKDPFDWSKLKAAIMDEVNRTFRPEFINRLDEMIVFRPLNRESMMAIVAIMVEELVSRLSSRGIVLSVGDEVRSFILEKGYQPKYGARPLRRIIQTLIEDRLADFLLGKGSTGGECIEAFLDGGEVRFRSVACRKPDLAETASK; from the coding sequence ATGTGGCAGTTTTTCACTGAGAGAGGCAAAAAAGTGGTTCAGCTTGCCCACAGAGAGGCTCTTCGCCTCGGGCATGACGTCATTGGGACGGAACATATCCTTCTCGGCATCCTTGCCGAAGGGGAAGGAGTGGCTGTGCAGGCCATGGAGTCTCTCGGGATCAATCTTCACGAGATGAAGCGCCGGCTTGAGGATTCGGTGGGCAAGTCTCACCCCATCCTCAAACCGGTGGATCTTCCTCTCAGCCCGAGGGCAAAGAGGGTGCTCGATCTTTCCATCAGGGAAGCCCGGAATATGGGCGTCAACTATGTCGGGACGGAGCATATCCTTCTGGGTATTCTGGCCGAAGGCGAGGGCATGGCCGCCCAGACGCTCCAGTCTGTAGGTGTTGATCACGCCCAGCTGGTCAGGGAAATCCAGCGGTTCCTCGGAGGGACCGACAGCGAAGGTGACCGGGGAGCGGAACCCTCGGTCGAGACGGGCCGGAAAAAGGGCCGGACGAAGACCCCGACTCTTGACCAGCTTGCCCTTGACCTGAGCGAAAAAAGCAGGAACGGCGAGCTGGATCCCGTCATAGGGAGAACCAAGGAGATCAGGAGAATCATCCAGATTCTCTCGAGGAGGACGAAAAACAACCCTGTTCTCATAGGCGACCCGGGCGTGGGGAAGACGGCCATCGTGGAAGGGCTTGCCCAGAAGATTGCCGAGGGGGACATTCCGGAAATTCTCAGGGACAAAAAGGTCATGCAGCTCAATATGGGGAACCTTGTGGCGGGAACCAAATACCGGGGAGAGTTCGAGGAACGCATGAGAAAACTGGTGAAGGAACTTTCCGAGGCCAGGGACGTCATCCTCTTCATCGACGAGATCCACACCATTGTCGGAGCGGGCGGGGCCGAAGGGGCCGTTGATGCCGCCAACATTCTCAAGCCGAGCCTTTCCCGGGGAGAATTCCAGGTTATCGGCGCTACCACCCTGGACGAATACCGAAAGCACATAGAAAAGGACGCTGCCCTGGAGAGGAGGTTTCAGCCCGTTCATGTCCACGAACCGAGCGTGGACGACTCCATTCTCATCCTGGAAGGACTCCGTGACCGGTACGAATCCCACCACAGGGCGAAGATCCGGGATGATGCCCTTGAGGCTGCGGCGCGTCTTTCAGCCAGGTATATCACCGACCGCCATCTCCCGGACAAGGGGATCGACCTCATTGACGAGGCGGCCGCCAGGGCGAGGATCAACGCCATGGAGACTCCTGACTCCTTGAAAGAGATGGAGAAGAAGCTTGAGGAAATCAGGAGGGAAAAGGAGGGTGCCGTCGATTCCCAGGAGTTCGAAAAAGCTGCCCGGCTCAGGGACGATGAGCGGAGGCTTTCGGAGGATCTGGAGGAAGAACGGCGGAAGTGGCGTTCCCGCAGAAACTCCTACCAGCCTATTGTTACGGGCGAGGACATTGCGGATGTTGTGGCCGAGTGGACGGGAATTCCCGTCTTTCAGCTCACCGGAGAGGAATCGGAGCGGCTCCTCAGGATGGAAGAGGAAATTGAGAAACGGCTTGTCGGCCAGAATGATGCGGTGGTTTCCGTCGCCAGGGCTATTCGTCGCGCAAGGAGCGGACTGAAAGACCCAAGGCGGCCCATCGGCAGCTTCCTTCTTCTTGGCCCGACGGGAGTCGGAAAGACGGAACTCGCAAGGCGTCTTGCGGAATTCCTTTTCGGTTCGGAAGATACCATGATCCGCCTTGACATGAGTGAATTCATGGAAAAGCATGAGGTGTCCAAACTCATCGGGGCCCCTCCGGGATATGTAGGCTATGAAGAGGGGGGCAAGCTCACCGAAGCGGTCCGCCGGAGACCCTACTCGGTGGTGCTCTTTGACGAGATCGAAAAGGCCCATCCCGATATTTTCAACATCCTGCTCCAGATTCTGGAAGATGGACGGCTGACCGACGGTCAGGGGAGAACGGTGGATTTCCGAAATACAGTCATCCTCATGACAAGCAACGTGGGGGCGAGGGAAGCGGCCAAGGGGTCTACCCTCGGCTTTTCGGGGGGAGACGAGAAAGACCCCTTCGACTGGAGCAAACTCAAGGCGGCGATCATGGACGAGGTCAACAGGACCTTCAGGCCGGAATTTATAAACCGCCTCGATGAAATGATCGTCTTCCGGCCCCTGAACAGGGAGAGTATGATGGCCATAGTGGCTATCATGGTCGAAGAATTAGTCTCCAGGCTTTCCTCCAGGGGCATCGTCCTCTCTGTAGGTGATGAAGTCCGTTCCTTTATCCTGGAAAAGGGGTACCAGCCGAAATATGGGGCCCGCCCTCTCCGGCGGATCATCCAGACGCTCATTGAGGACAGGCTGGCCGATTTCCTGCTTGGGAAGGGAAGCACCGGTGGAGAATGCATCGAGGCATTTCTTGACGGCGGTGAAGTGCGTTTCCGTTCCGTCGCGTGCAGAAAACCCGATCTCGCGGAAACGGCTTCAAAATAG
- a CDS encoding ATP-dependent Clp protease proteolytic subunit produces the protein MDGSFFWLYFLLIFIIFPQLKQQQLQWRRVAAIRNCEKRRGTRIITLIHRQETMGFWGMFSRNFINIEDSEEILRAIRLTSDETPIDIIIHTPGGLLLAAEQIARALKRHPSKVTVVVPHYAMSGGTLIALAADEILMDRHAVLGPVDPQIGKFPAASILKAVESKAVNDVDDETLILADVSRKALRQTRDLVYELVSDRLGEEKGMELATALTEGRWTHDYPITVDEAATLGLPVVPNEHDFFSNLMSLYPQSSSARPSVQYIPVPYPGRPSGGRS, from the coding sequence ATGGACGGGTCATTTTTCTGGCTGTACTTTCTCCTCATTTTCATTATCTTTCCCCAGCTGAAGCAGCAGCAGCTCCAGTGGCGCAGGGTGGCCGCCATACGGAACTGCGAAAAAAGGCGCGGGACTCGGATCATCACTCTTATCCACCGTCAGGAGACCATGGGCTTCTGGGGCATGTTTTCCCGGAACTTCATCAACATCGAAGATTCGGAGGAAATACTGAGGGCTATTCGTCTCACATCTGATGAGACACCGATCGACATTATCATCCACACCCCCGGCGGGCTCCTTCTGGCAGCGGAGCAGATCGCCAGGGCGCTGAAGCGTCATCCGTCAAAAGTGACGGTGGTTGTTCCCCACTACGCCATGTCCGGGGGAACCCTTATCGCCCTGGCGGCGGATGAGATCCTCATGGACAGGCACGCCGTCCTTGGGCCGGTGGACCCCCAGATCGGCAAATTCCCGGCGGCCTCAATTCTGAAAGCCGTGGAGAGCAAAGCTGTAAACGACGTGGACGACGAAACCCTCATCCTGGCTGACGTGAGCAGGAAAGCTCTTCGGCAGACGCGGGACCTCGTATATGAACTGGTATCCGACCGCCTTGGAGAGGAGAAGGGAATGGAGCTGGCAACCGCACTCACCGAGGGGCGCTGGACCCATGATTATCCGATCACGGTGGATGAAGCGGCAACTCTCGGACTGCCGGTGGTACCGAACGAACACGATTTTTTCAGCAATCTCATGAGCCTCTATCCCCAGTCCTCTTCAGCACGGCCGTCAGTTCAGTACATCCCCGTGCCGTATCCTGGTCGCCCCTCCGGCGGCCGTTCATGA
- a CDS encoding peptidylprolyl isomerase: protein MKRRIRNAFCTLLVLLAAASAAGAAETVLAVGDEKVSAEEILYLLGLEFGGNDALAALAAKEMTDEELNGFLGRVSMALLFSRGAVLKGLHLDPRIAAQIRWNQINLLANAYIASLAPRLAFGEKELKAAYEKNRKKYVRKGSARIRHIFVTSEEKGRSALLALLSGEDFFSVAGRFSEDPASFPSGGDARWVEEGTLPASLDRLVFSVPLNTVLGPVEAGDGFCIFEVLERKEPRSLTFAEAKKLVTADLEQSVLSEEAASLAGRFPVVSSPDILGRFPVR, encoded by the coding sequence ATGAAACGGCGGATCCGGAACGCATTCTGTACTCTTCTTGTTCTTCTGGCAGCGGCTTCTGCGGCAGGGGCGGCAGAAACAGTCCTCGCGGTTGGGGACGAAAAAGTGTCGGCGGAAGAGATCCTTTACCTTCTGGGCCTCGAATTCGGAGGAAACGATGCCCTTGCCGCGCTTGCGGCGAAAGAAATGACGGACGAGGAACTTAATGGATTTCTCGGCAGGGTTTCCATGGCTCTTCTCTTTTCCAGGGGGGCTGTTCTCAAGGGACTCCACCTTGACCCGAGAATAGCCGCCCAGATACGGTGGAACCAGATCAACCTTCTGGCAAATGCCTATATCGCCTCTCTCGCACCCCGGCTTGCCTTCGGTGAAAAAGAACTGAAAGCTGCGTATGAAAAGAACCGAAAAAAATATGTTCGTAAAGGCAGCGCGAGGATCAGGCATATTTTCGTCACATCCGAGGAAAAAGGACGGTCGGCCCTTCTTGCCCTTCTCTCCGGCGAGGATTTCTTTTCCGTGGCCGGGCGTTTCAGCGAGGATCCCGCCTCATTCCCGTCAGGAGGCGATGCCCGGTGGGTTGAAGAGGGAACGCTTCCGGCAAGCCTGGACAGACTCGTATTCTCTGTCCCTCTCAATACGGTCCTCGGGCCTGTGGAAGCCGGCGACGGCTTCTGCATTTTCGAAGTGCTGGAACGAAAAGAGCCCCGTTCTCTCACGTTCGCTGAAGCGAAAAAACTCGTCACCGCCGATCTTGAGCAATCCGTCCTCTCCGAAGAGGCCGCTTCTCTCGCCGGGCGGTTTCCTGTCGTTTCCAGTCCTGACATCCTGGGACGTTTTCCGGTACGTTAA
- the nhaC gene encoding Na+/H+ antiporter NhaC produces MEIERGRKPRFGEALFVLAVDALIISYGVLDIKFESGAAFGLALSAHVPLFIAAVFTALVGVFFIGRKWRDVEEGMINGITVALQAVLILMTIGGLIGAWIQSGVVPTLIYYGLNLLSPQYFLLASLLICSIVSLSTGSSWSTSGTVGIALMGIGAGLGVPAPVTAGFVISGAYFGDKMSPLSDTTNLAPAVAGSDLFSHIRAMMWTTGPTLLIVAGIAAYMGGSYSGAELDNSRISVIQQMMSAEFVISKIGFLPPLLVLVLVALRVPALPGITAGMLLASGMSLFHGVGLGDVLGALHSGYTPVLFSQVAESADIGAVNELLRGAVVFQPESFDTVKEVASMLNDLLARGGLTGMLETVALILVALVLGGIMETCGFLEVLLERLMERVKTVFGLVGAVISSCVFTNMFLGDQYLALVMPGRMFRPAFEEFRKDGKGLDPKLLSRTLEDSGTLTSVLVPWNTCGAYNSGVLGVPTLSYLPYAFLNYINPLVALLMTRFGIGVPWVEKGESGEVSGD; encoded by the coding sequence ATGGAGATTGAAAGGGGAAGAAAACCCCGCTTCGGCGAAGCCCTCTTTGTTCTCGCTGTCGATGCTCTTATCATAAGCTACGGAGTTCTGGACATCAAATTCGAGTCAGGCGCCGCCTTCGGGCTGGCTCTCTCGGCCCATGTGCCCCTTTTCATAGCGGCGGTCTTCACCGCTCTTGTCGGAGTGTTCTTCATCGGGAGGAAATGGCGTGACGTGGAGGAAGGGATGATCAACGGCATCACCGTTGCCCTTCAGGCCGTCCTGATCCTCATGACCATAGGTGGACTCATCGGAGCCTGGATCCAGAGCGGAGTCGTTCCCACCCTCATCTATTACGGGCTGAACCTCCTTTCTCCCCAGTACTTCCTCCTGGCGTCCCTCCTCATATGCTCGATCGTGTCCCTCTCCACCGGCAGCTCCTGGAGCACCAGCGGCACCGTGGGCATCGCCCTTATGGGGATAGGCGCCGGCCTTGGCGTTCCTGCTCCCGTAACGGCAGGATTTGTCATCTCCGGGGCCTATTTCGGCGACAAGATGTCCCCCCTGTCTGACACTACGAACCTCGCCCCGGCAGTGGCCGGAAGCGATCTTTTCAGCCATATCCGGGCCATGATGTGGACTACCGGGCCCACTCTTCTGATCGTGGCGGGAATTGCCGCCTACATGGGTGGAAGCTACAGCGGTGCCGAGCTCGACAATTCAAGGATATCCGTCATCCAGCAGATGATGTCCGCCGAGTTTGTCATATCCAAGATCGGGTTCCTTCCTCCCCTCCTCGTGCTCGTTCTTGTGGCGCTGAGAGTTCCCGCCCTGCCCGGTATAACTGCCGGAATGCTGCTCGCCTCGGGCATGTCCCTCTTCCATGGAGTCGGCCTCGGCGATGTGCTTGGAGCGCTTCACTCGGGATATACTCCGGTCCTTTTCAGCCAGGTGGCCGAGTCTGCAGACATAGGAGCCGTAAATGAACTTCTCAGGGGGGCCGTCGTTTTCCAGCCGGAAAGTTTCGATACCGTAAAGGAAGTGGCCTCCATGCTGAACGACCTTCTCGCCCGGGGCGGCCTGACGGGCATGCTTGAAACAGTGGCCCTCATCCTGGTAGCCCTTGTTCTGGGCGGCATCATGGAGACCTGCGGTTTCCTCGAGGTGCTCCTCGAGCGGCTCATGGAAAGGGTGAAGACCGTGTTCGGCCTCGTGGGGGCGGTTATTTCCTCCTGCGTGTTCACCAACATGTTCCTCGGGGACCAGTACCTCGCCCTGGTCATGCCGGGAAGAATGTTCCGGCCTGCATTTGAGGAATTTCGAAAGGACGGTAAAGGACTGGACCCGAAACTGCTTTCCCGTACTCTCGAAGATTCAGGAACCCTCACGTCGGTCCTCGTCCCCTGGAATACATGCGGAGCATACAACAGCGGCGTTCTCGGCGTGCCCACCCTTTCCTACCTGCCCTATGCCTTTCTCAACTATATCAACCCTCTCGTGGCGCTTCTCATGACCAGGTTCGGCATCGGAGTGCCCTGGGTTGAAAAGGGCGAGTCCGGGGAGGTTTCAGGGGATTGA
- the tal gene encoding transaldolase codes for MTKDNSIFRALALGQSIWCDFLSRDLLRSGRLDKMIEEGVRGVTTNPSIFENAIGKTSDYDGDILSMVRQGKNREEIYTSLTVADVREAADRFFPIYAGSGGKDGFVSLEVSPLLAHDAEGTVSEAQTLARLTEKKNVMIKIPATPEGMKAIRRCIALGINVNATLIFSVRQYREVAEAFIAGLEDRASEGKPLSGIASVASLFVSRVDTAVDKLLASKDTGGALAGKIAVDNARAAYMDFEIILSGPRWRSLEEKGAQVQRLLWASTGTKNPDYSPTMYVDSLIGPHTVNTIPPATLEAFLAGGTVGLTVTSDREGMKRRLDKLAALGISLDEVTDRLLEEGLDAFEKAYILLLEVIEKKGQSLAG; via the coding sequence ATGACAAAGGACAATTCGATTTTCAGAGCGCTTGCCCTCGGGCAGAGCATCTGGTGCGACTTTCTCAGCAGGGATCTTCTTCGTTCCGGCAGGCTGGACAAAATGATCGAAGAAGGTGTGCGGGGAGTGACGACCAATCCCTCCATATTTGAGAATGCCATAGGAAAGACCTCCGATTATGACGGGGACATTCTTTCCATGGTAAGGCAGGGAAAAAACAGGGAAGAAATCTATACATCTCTTACCGTGGCCGACGTTCGGGAGGCTGCCGACCGGTTCTTCCCGATATACGCCGGGAGCGGCGGCAAGGATGGTTTCGTAAGCCTTGAAGTCAGCCCTCTTCTCGCCCACGACGCGGAAGGAACGGTGTCGGAGGCGCAGACCCTTGCCCGGCTCACGGAAAAGAAAAACGTCATGATCAAGATTCCGGCGACCCCGGAGGGCATGAAGGCGATCCGCCGCTGCATTGCCCTGGGCATCAACGTGAACGCTACGCTCATTTTTTCGGTACGGCAGTATCGTGAAGTGGCTGAGGCTTTCATTGCAGGCCTTGAGGATCGGGCATCGGAGGGAAAGCCGCTTTCGGGCATTGCCTCCGTAGCTTCACTTTTCGTGAGTCGTGTGGATACGGCAGTGGACAAGCTTCTCGCTTCCAAAGACACAGGAGGAGCCCTCGCCGGCAAAATTGCCGTGGACAACGCACGGGCAGCCTACATGGACTTTGAGATCATCTTGTCCGGCCCCCGCTGGCGCTCTCTTGAAGAAAAGGGAGCCCAGGTTCAGCGGCTTCTCTGGGCAAGCACGGGAACAAAGAATCCTGACTATTCGCCGACCATGTACGTGGATTCCCTCATCGGCCCCCATACCGTCAACACAATTCCGCCCGCGACCCTTGAGGCCTTTCTCGCCGGAGGGACCGTCGGCCTGACCGTCACGTCAGACAGGGAAGGGATGAAACGCAGACTCGATAAGCTTGCAGCCCTCGGCATCTCCCTCGATGAAGTGACCGACAGGCTGCTCGAAGAGGGGCTGGATGCTTTTGAAAAAGCCTATATCCTTCTGCTCGAGGTGATAGAGAAAAAAGGGCAGTCACTGGCCGGCTGA
- the speD gene encoding adenosylmethionine decarboxylase, translated as MAPQGFHFIVEASGCGPVISQVDRLQEILVEAAKRAKTQVWSVSFHRFPPDGVSGVVVISESHLSIHTWPEVGYMALDIYTCGEESKPQVAVDYVLEQIGAKQTHITEITRGLDDGDMEYYHSFVTWQEVLKRNGN; from the coding sequence ATGGCACCGCAGGGGTTTCATTTCATAGTGGAGGCTTCAGGGTGCGGACCTGTCATTTCTCAGGTTGACAGGCTGCAGGAAATTCTGGTGGAAGCGGCGAAAAGGGCCAAAACCCAAGTGTGGTCAGTTTCTTTTCACCGTTTTCCCCCCGATGGCGTGAGCGGCGTCGTGGTAATCAGCGAATCCCATCTCTCCATCCATACATGGCCCGAAGTGGGGTACATGGCCCTCGATATTTATACCTGCGGCGAAGAAAGCAAACCTCAGGTTGCAGTGGACTACGTTCTGGAACAGATAGGCGCAAAACAGACTCATATAACGGAAATAACGAGAGGGCTTGACGACGGGGACATGGAATATTACCACTCCTTTGTCACCTGGCAGGAAGTGCTCAAGCGCAACGGAAACTGA
- a CDS encoding M20 family metallopeptidase, with the protein MNQQLKPVVARYLERILDLRCRIHREPELSNQESGTAALVAGVLRETGMDVIAGLGGNGVVGILKGAEDGPCVALRADMDALPMEEKTGHPCASSKKGVMHACGHDVHTASLLGAALVLSELKERIRGTVKFIFQPAEEANPTGGAPGMISAGVLENPAVDAIFGMHVWPSLVTGTVGTKEGPLMGASDRLFLTVKGKGAHGSEPENGVDAIAIAAQVITALQTVVSRNVSPLDAAVVSIGTIRGGNRYNVIADEVVLEGTVRTISPETQGKMPSRIESIAAGVARGMGGDCEMEYVKGYPPLMNDPALTRLVFSTLSEIIGEEKIVRVEKPALGGEDFAFFSRKIPAQFMWLGCRPEGVAKEDMAPLHNNRFLPDEKAIPLGVEILAACALDFLAAKRD; encoded by the coding sequence ATGAATCAGCAGTTAAAACCTGTCGTCGCCCGTTATTTGGAAAGAATACTTGACCTGCGCTGCCGGATTCACCGGGAGCCTGAGCTCAGTAACCAGGAAAGCGGAACCGCCGCTCTCGTGGCCGGGGTCCTCCGGGAGACGGGCATGGATGTGATCGCTGGTTTAGGAGGAAACGGAGTTGTCGGCATCCTCAAGGGAGCGGAGGATGGTCCCTGCGTAGCGCTCCGGGCTGACATGGACGCCCTTCCTATGGAGGAAAAAACAGGTCACCCCTGCGCTTCCTCAAAAAAAGGAGTAATGCACGCCTGCGGCCATGATGTGCACACAGCATCGCTTCTCGGCGCCGCCCTCGTCCTCTCCGAGTTGAAAGAACGCATCCGCGGGACTGTCAAGTTCATTTTCCAGCCCGCCGAGGAGGCAAACCCCACGGGAGGGGCCCCCGGCATGATTTCCGCGGGAGTCCTGGAAAACCCGGCTGTGGATGCGATCTTCGGCATGCATGTATGGCCCTCCCTTGTGACGGGAACAGTGGGGACGAAAGAAGGTCCGCTTATGGGGGCTTCCGACAGACTCTTCCTCACCGTGAAGGGAAAGGGAGCTCACGGATCCGAGCCGGAAAACGGTGTGGACGCCATCGCCATCGCCGCCCAGGTGATCACAGCCCTCCAGACTGTTGTGTCGAGAAACGTCAGCCCCCTCGATGCCGCCGTGGTGTCCATCGGGACCATCCGGGGAGGCAACAGATATAACGTCATCGCTGATGAAGTCGTCCTCGAGGGGACGGTCAGGACGATCAGCCCCGAAACCCAGGGAAAGATGCCCTCCCGCATAGAATCCATCGCTGCGGGCGTGGCCCGGGGAATGGGAGGAGACTGCGAAATGGAGTACGTGAAGGGGTACCCCCCGCTCATGAACGATCCGGCCCTGACGAGGCTTGTTTTTTCCACGCTCTCGGAGATAATCGGTGAGGAGAAGATTGTTCGGGTGGAGAAGCCCGCCCTCGGGGGAGAGGATTTCGCCTTTTTCAGCCGGAAGATCCCGGCCCAGTTCATGTGGCTGGGATGCAGGCCCGAGGGAGTGGCGAAGGAAGACATGGCTCCTCTGCACAACAACCGGTTCCTTCCCGACGAGAAGGCTATTCCCCTCGGCGTGGAAATCCTTGCCGCCTGCGCTCTTGATTTTCTTGCGGCGAAACGAGACTGA
- a CDS encoding amidohydrolase, whose translation MTVLGEEKLRKYTDLRRDFHAHAETGWTEFRTTARIAGILDSLGYDVLVGRDVLDLDSVMGRPSDQEIAPFVERALAQGADPGWIKKMDGYTGAVALLDTGKPGPVLAFRFDIDAVDVSEAQDEKHRPFREGFSSMNDNAMHSCGHDAHAVIGLALAELLMERKDSLTGVIKLIFQPAEEGVRGGKAIAAKGFLDDVDFFLGAHVGMGVPTGSISPACGDFLCTTKFDLTYKGKAAHAGGAPNEGRNALLAAASAALALAGIPPHKDGATRINVGVLQAGSGRNVIPSRAVMKVETRGLTMDLNSYVYDRAMEIVSGAASMYGVEMSMAKMGEAVDALSDEELAGIVGEKAVTIGGIERLVPPISLGGSEDVSWMMRAVRKRGGKAVYFVLGTDIAAGHHNEYFDIDEKVLDYGPALFAELALSLAAGK comes from the coding sequence ATGACGGTTCTTGGTGAAGAAAAACTGCGGAAGTACACAGATCTCAGAAGAGATTTCCATGCCCATGCCGAAACAGGCTGGACGGAATTCCGGACTACGGCACGTATAGCGGGTATTCTTGACTCTCTCGGATATGACGTTCTTGTGGGCAGGGACGTGCTTGACCTGGACTCCGTCATGGGACGCCCCTCCGACCAGGAAATCGCCCCTTTCGTTGAGCGGGCCCTTGCCCAGGGAGCCGATCCCGGGTGGATCAAAAAAATGGACGGTTACACGGGAGCGGTGGCCTTGCTCGACACCGGAAAACCGGGACCGGTCCTTGCGTTCCGTTTTGACATCGACGCCGTGGATGTGTCCGAGGCGCAGGACGAGAAGCACCGTCCGTTCCGGGAGGGTTTTTCCTCCATGAACGATAATGCCATGCATTCCTGCGGTCATGACGCCCATGCCGTCATCGGCCTCGCCCTTGCGGAACTGCTCATGGAAAGAAAGGATTCCCTCACGGGAGTGATCAAGCTCATCTTCCAACCTGCCGAGGAAGGTGTCCGGGGAGGGAAAGCCATAGCGGCCAAGGGTTTTCTCGATGATGTGGACTTTTTCCTCGGCGCCCATGTAGGAATGGGGGTTCCCACCGGGAGCATCTCTCCTGCGTGCGGCGATTTTCTCTGCACCACCAAGTTCGACCTGACCTACAAGGGCAAGGCGGCCCATGCCGGAGGGGCTCCGAATGAAGGCCGGAACGCCCTGCTCGCGGCGGCCTCCGCCGCCCTAGCCCTTGCCGGAATTCCTCCCCACAAGGACGGGGCGACCAGGATCAATGTGGGAGTCCTCCAGGCAGGGAGCGGCAGGAACGTTATCCCTTCCAGGGCGGTGATGAAAGTGGAAACCCGCGGCCTGACCATGGATCTGAATTCCTACGTGTACGACAGGGCGATGGAGATCGTTTCCGGAGCTGCCTCCATGTACGGCGTGGAAATGTCCATGGCGAAGATGGGAGAGGCGGTGGATGCCCTGAGCGACGAAGAGCTGGCCGGGATCGTCGGGGAAAAGGCCGTGACTATCGGCGGCATCGAACGACTTGTCCCCCCCATCAGCCTCGGCGGCAGCGAAGATGTTTCCTGGATGATGAGGGCTGTCCGGAAAAGGGGAGGCAAAGCGGTGTATTTCGTCCTCGGCACCGACATCGCTGCCGGACACCACAACGAGTATTTTGACATCGATGAAAAAGTGCTGGACTACGGCCCCGCACTTTTCGCGGAACTGGCCCTTTCTCTTGCGGCCGGAAAATGA